The DNA window ggtgatgaaaaaattatttatatcaatcatcattaagcATTTGATTTACATTAAAGTTTGGCTAAAATCATGGCTAGAAATGGATCATATAGACAGggaaatgtttgaaaaaatcaataaaatgaaactaTTTCCATATGCAACAGCTAAATGCCGTTATAATGTTGTATTGTTTGTaatgattatcgatttttgCACTTTTATTGGCCATTTTATTGCAAGTCTATTTTTTGCTTTACCATAAACAaatcattaatgaatttcatttcattatcaaataaaataaagtatcactaatcatcattggtttcaTGGCAactttcaaacaaatttttcaatatcaaattgttcaaaattcattaataatgaaattattgatcataatgGAATGTCCAATAGTCATACATAATCTATTACAATTATATCAATATGcagcattattatcatgtacAATAATGGCAACAtatcaattatttcattgtggattgaatgaattgaatagaaaattttataaaattattttggataataaaaaacgacaaaaacaaaaatcaatcaatcagaatgaattacaacaattacaattcATTTATAGACAACATAATCGTCTATCATATTATGAATTATTGACCAATAAACAAACATGGAGccattcattatattattttacTATCATTAGTTTACCGATTAATATTACATTTATATGTGAATTGATTTTCGAAGATTTATCCATACaaatacaatt is part of the Dermatophagoides farinae isolate YC_2012a chromosome 9, ASM2471394v1, whole genome shotgun sequence genome and encodes:
- the LOC142597807 gene encoding uncharacterized protein LOC142597807 codes for the protein MKLFPYATAKCRYNVVLFVMIIDFCTFIGHFIAISLIIIGFMATFKQIFQYQIVQNSLIMKLLIIMECPIVIHNLLQLYQYAALLSCTIMATYQLFHCGLNELNRKFYKIILDNKKRQKQKSINQNELQQLQFIYRQHNRLSYYELLTNKQTWSHSLYYFTIISLPINITFICELIFEDLSIQIQLLFISIIIIHMLTGLLPFLTLANVSNDFHRIRNYILPMQPLLKCRQHLRMKIKYDCLYERLMFGKKIAYTIGHLAEITFTGLVEAFLHYFVAFFLIIGFYMKEQNYNL